In Bacillus spongiae, a single genomic region encodes these proteins:
- a CDS encoding SDR family oxidoreductase → MTQKTALITGASSGIGREFVYSLAEKGYNIVLVSRSQDTLEEIAEEIRTRFAVDAYVLAKDLSQELSPKEVYEEVKGQELTINMLVNNAGFGTTGELLQSSMEKNHQQVMVNVNSVVNLTQLFLKDMVDRGEGDIINIASMMSFLPFPYMSLYAATKAFVLSFTEGIHEEYKHKGIRVLAVCPGSTETNFFEDAPDSLKEGKMRTPKQVVETSFKALAKNRSFIVDGTPNYTIANLPRILPRKVITKISGSIMKKNMS, encoded by the coding sequence ATGACACAAAAAACGGCACTAATAACAGGAGCATCTTCTGGGATTGGTCGAGAGTTCGTCTATTCCCTTGCAGAGAAAGGCTACAACATTGTTTTAGTATCGAGATCTCAAGACACATTGGAGGAAATCGCGGAAGAAATTAGGACAAGGTTTGCTGTAGATGCTTATGTTCTTGCAAAAGATTTGAGTCAGGAACTCTCTCCGAAAGAAGTGTATGAAGAGGTGAAGGGGCAGGAGCTGACAATTAACATGCTCGTCAATAATGCAGGGTTTGGAACAACGGGTGAACTATTACAAAGTTCAATGGAGAAAAACCATCAGCAGGTAATGGTCAACGTGAATTCTGTTGTTAACTTAACCCAGTTATTTTTGAAAGATATGGTCGATAGGGGGGAAGGGGATATTATTAATATCGCTTCGATGATGTCGTTCTTACCCTTTCCGTATATGTCACTTTATGCGGCGACGAAAGCCTTTGTCCTTTCATTTACAGAGGGAATTCATGAAGAATATAAACATAAAGGGATTCGTGTGTTGGCTGTCTGTCCCGGAAGTACTGAAACGAATTTCTTTGAAGACGCACCTGATTCACTGAAAGAAGGCAAGATGAGAACGCCTAAGCAAGTCGTTGAAACAAGCTTTAAAGCTTTAGCCAAAAACAGAAGCTTTATAGTTGATGGGACTCCTAATTACACGATTGCTAACCTACCTAGAATACTTCCGAGAAAAGTGATTACAAAAATTAGTGGTTCGATTATGAAAAAGAATATGTCCTAA
- a CDS encoding threonine aldolase family protein — protein MQEMSPFVKAFQQTKFRLNGHGKREVGVLKEALLSISNQQESDIYGTGQVIEAFQRKMANYLGKESAVFFPSGTMAQQIALRIWCDEKGMQKVAYHPLCHLEIHEEDGLKELHHIDPILLADKDRLIELDDILNINEEIACLLLELPQREIGGQLPEYSTLEAISSYCKEKGIKLHLDGARLFEITPYYGKSASEICKLFDSVYISFYKGIGGVAGAILAGDESFTESSKVWKRRHGGDLVSLYPYILSADYYFEQRVNSMKNYYEGAKELAQLYNDCHQITTKPIKPVSNMFHVHLFGQKEHLEKILMEIHHTTGIGFTPYLREVTDHEYFYEVSIGDQYAAVPREEVKKAFSLLNKRMKELDLSIL, from the coding sequence ATGCAGGAAATGTCTCCATTTGTAAAAGCGTTTCAACAAACTAAATTTCGACTAAACGGCCATGGGAAAAGAGAGGTGGGTGTGTTAAAAGAAGCACTTCTGTCTATTTCAAACCAACAAGAAAGTGATATATACGGAACTGGACAAGTAATTGAAGCGTTTCAAAGGAAGATGGCGAACTACTTGGGAAAAGAGAGTGCTGTATTCTTTCCAAGTGGAACGATGGCGCAGCAAATTGCATTACGAATATGGTGTGACGAAAAAGGAATGCAAAAGGTCGCTTATCACCCCCTATGTCATCTCGAAATACATGAAGAAGATGGGTTAAAAGAGCTTCATCATATTGACCCCATTCTACTTGCGGATAAAGATCGACTCATTGAGCTAGATGATATTTTAAACATTAATGAAGAGATAGCTTGTTTGCTGCTTGAATTGCCTCAGCGTGAAATAGGAGGGCAATTGCCGGAGTATTCCACACTTGAGGCTATTTCCTCCTATTGTAAGGAAAAAGGAATTAAGCTACATCTAGACGGTGCAAGATTATTTGAGATAACTCCATACTATGGAAAATCGGCTTCTGAAATATGTAAGCTCTTTGATAGTGTCTATATTTCCTTCTATAAGGGAATTGGAGGTGTAGCGGGAGCCATTCTAGCTGGTGACGAATCCTTTACAGAATCATCTAAAGTTTGGAAGAGGCGTCATGGTGGCGATTTGGTGAGTCTTTATCCATATATACTAAGTGCTGATTATTATTTTGAACAACGCGTAAATAGTATGAAGAATTATTACGAGGGGGCTAAGGAATTAGCACAGCTTTATAATGATTGTCACCAAATTACGACGAAACCGATTAAGCCCGTGTCTAATATGTTTCATGTTCATCTTTTTGGTCAAAAGGAACACCTTGAAAAGATCCTAATGGAAATTCATCATACGACAGGAATAGGATTTACCCCTTATTTACGTGAAGTAACAGATCATGAATATTTTTATGAAGTAAGTATTGGGGATCAGTATGCAGCTGTTCCGAGGGAAGAAGTAAAAAAGGCGTTTTCTCTTTTAAATAAACGAATGAAAGAATTAGATTTATCCATTTTGTAG
- a CDS encoding LacI family DNA-binding transcriptional regulator: protein MVTIYDIAKKTGFSVTTVSKAINNYPDVSEKTKKAILQAVDEMKYLPNSSARTLTTKKSWTIGVVFVEPLGIGMKHPFFNEVIESFKQCVEVFEYDLLFASRNLQNRHKSYLEHFRYRGVDGIVVVCSDVEDSQAQELMNASIPCVVIDLNSQSSSVVFSDNLGGSKLAVEYLHSLGHKRIAHIAGHETTFAGQQRLEGYRANMKELSLEVPEDYIVSGEYFSQEGGYEAMKKLLQLKDLPTAIYAAGDSLAIGAIEAIQEKGWSVPNDFSIIGFDDISLAKHMSPRLTTIRQQTDLIGQRAGELLLKQINEKRKIIEQIQIPVKLMIRDSCKNVD, encoded by the coding sequence TTGGTAACAATCTATGATATTGCAAAAAAGACAGGCTTTTCTGTCACCACTGTTTCAAAGGCAATTAATAATTATCCGGATGTTAGCGAGAAAACGAAAAAGGCAATACTACAAGCTGTTGATGAAATGAAGTATCTTCCTAATTCATCTGCTAGAACGTTAACAACGAAGAAATCATGGACAATCGGTGTGGTTTTCGTTGAACCGCTTGGAATCGGGATGAAGCACCCATTTTTTAATGAAGTAATTGAAAGCTTTAAGCAATGTGTCGAAGTGTTTGAGTATGATTTGTTATTCGCGTCTAGAAACCTCCAAAATCGCCATAAAAGTTATTTAGAGCATTTTCGTTATCGCGGGGTGGACGGGATTGTGGTTGTTTGTTCCGATGTAGAAGATAGTCAAGCTCAAGAGTTAATGAACGCATCAATTCCATGTGTAGTCATTGACTTAAACAGTCAAAGCTCAAGTGTTGTGTTTTCCGACAATTTAGGTGGGAGCAAACTTGCAGTAGAATATCTTCATTCATTAGGGCATAAACGAATTGCACATATTGCAGGGCATGAAACGACCTTTGCTGGTCAACAACGCTTAGAAGGTTATCGAGCTAACATGAAAGAGTTGTCCTTAGAAGTACCCGAGGATTATATCGTAAGTGGAGAATACTTTTCTCAAGAAGGTGGATATGAAGCGATGAAGAAATTACTTCAGCTTAAAGACCTTCCTACAGCCATTTACGCAGCGGGGGATAGTTTAGCTATTGGTGCGATTGAAGCCATTCAAGAAAAAGGATGGAGCGTACCAAATGATTTTTCCATCATCGGATTTGATGACATTTCATTGGCGAAACATATGTCGCCTCGTTTGACGACGATTAGGCAACAAACGGATTTAATTGGCCAGAGAGCTGGCGAACTTCTGTTAAAGCAAATTAATGAGAAGCGAAAAATTATTGAGCAAATTCAAATTCCTGTAAAATTAATGATTAGAGATAGTTGTAAAAATGTTGATTAA
- a CDS encoding ABC transporter substrate-binding protein → MKKWFGILLALSLVAGIIAGCSSDKSSSEDKKKLTVWSFTDELKKGDALKKFEEEHGVEVDLTIVPIADYPTKLKPALESGKGAPDVFTGEIAFLKQWTDREYWENLSEEPYNADEWADDYMPYVFDLGKDSDGNVKALSWQTTPGGIFYRRSIAEEVLGTDDPAEVGAMMGSWDGLFEVGEKLKEKNYRLFPDEGAIRWFARGADQQPWVNENNELIMTSAKLDFFDQAKKLREKDLTAFAPEWSPSWTAAMNGPIAYNGGWDDVKEDADNKTEVFAYALPTWGLHSVLKENGKDTAGDWAVTTGPNPYFWGGTWLGIYSKSEKKDLAWEFVQMMTHDEEFLTDWAQETGDVLSFLPVTDKIKDDFSEEFLGGQNNYEFFLEQAKEIDASSVTEYDQDLDTLLGDQVSEYVEGNKTKEEALQDFYDGVKNAYPDIKTP, encoded by the coding sequence ATGAAAAAATGGTTTGGAATTTTATTAGCCCTTTCTTTAGTGGCAGGTATTATAGCAGGCTGTTCAAGTGATAAGTCAAGTAGTGAAGACAAAAAGAAGTTGACAGTTTGGTCGTTTACAGATGAATTGAAAAAGGGAGACGCCCTTAAGAAGTTTGAAGAAGAGCATGGTGTGGAAGTGGATTTAACGATCGTTCCAATCGCAGACTACCCGACAAAGCTTAAACCAGCTTTAGAGAGTGGAAAAGGAGCTCCAGACGTATTTACTGGAGAGATTGCATTCTTGAAACAATGGACAGACAGAGAATATTGGGAAAACTTATCTGAAGAACCTTACAATGCAGATGAGTGGGCAGATGATTACATGCCATATGTGTTTGACTTAGGAAAAGATTCAGACGGAAATGTTAAAGCGTTATCTTGGCAAACAACTCCTGGTGGTATCTTCTATCGTAGAAGTATTGCGGAAGAAGTATTAGGTACAGATGATCCTGCAGAAGTAGGAGCTATGATGGGAAGCTGGGATGGATTATTCGAAGTTGGAGAAAAGCTTAAAGAAAAGAACTATCGTTTATTCCCAGATGAAGGTGCGATTCGCTGGTTTGCAAGAGGAGCTGACCAACAACCTTGGGTTAACGAAAACAATGAACTTATTATGACTAGCGCAAAATTAGATTTCTTTGATCAAGCAAAAAAATTACGTGAAAAAGATTTAACAGCATTTGCTCCTGAGTGGTCTCCATCATGGACAGCTGCTATGAATGGTCCAATTGCTTATAATGGTGGATGGGACGATGTAAAAGAAGATGCTGATAATAAAACAGAAGTATTTGCCTATGCACTTCCAACATGGGGATTACACAGTGTTCTTAAAGAAAATGGAAAAGACACTGCAGGTGACTGGGCTGTAACGACAGGACCAAACCCATATTTCTGGGGAGGTACTTGGTTAGGAATTTATAGTAAATCAGAAAAGAAAGATTTAGCTTGGGAATTCGTTCAAATGATGACACATGATGAAGAATTCTTAACAGATTGGGCGCAAGAAACAGGTGACGTACTATCCTTCCTTCCTGTAACGGATAAAATTAAAGATGACTTCAGTGAAGAGTTCCTTGGTGGTCAAAACAACTATGAGTTCTTCTTAGAACAAGCGAAAGAAATTGATGCAAGTTCTGTTACAGAATATGACCAAGATCTTGATACATTACTAGGAGATCAAGTATCCGAGTATGTTGAGGGGAACAAAACAAAAGAAGAAGCTCTTCAAGATTTCTATGATGGCGTGAAAAACGCATATCCAGACATTAAAACACCGTAA
- a CDS encoding sugar ABC transporter permease → MKKLDYKGYFFVAPFFLVFLVFNIYPVLLTFYYTFTKYEGYGTPEFIGLENYQRILTDKFFLEAFINTWKIWGLNFFLQLGIALLLAALFSDLRFRMKGLGFFRAVFYLPNIITISSVAILFNIMLEWHHGSVNQLLLKIGLISEPINWLGQPFTAQLSVSLILTWMWFGYTFIVLMAGVSGISKEYYEAALIDGANRWQTFTKITLPLLKPILLYVMITSLIGGLQLFDLPMLITDGLGQPEGSLNTMVLYLYNQAFNYNNYGYAATVAYALFIITVVFSAITFKSMYRDAKATKRGK, encoded by the coding sequence ATGAAAAAACTAGATTACAAAGGATATTTCTTTGTAGCACCATTTTTCTTAGTCTTTCTGGTGTTTAATATTTACCCAGTTCTCCTGACCTTTTATTATACGTTTACGAAGTATGAAGGGTATGGAACTCCTGAATTTATTGGTCTAGAGAACTATCAACGAATTCTTACTGACAAATTTTTTCTAGAAGCCTTTATTAATACATGGAAAATTTGGGGGTTAAATTTCTTTTTACAATTAGGGATTGCCCTTTTATTAGCTGCATTATTCTCTGATTTACGCTTTAGAATGAAAGGGTTAGGGTTTTTTCGAGCTGTCTTTTACTTACCGAACATCATTACGATTAGTTCTGTAGCGATCTTATTTAATATCATGCTCGAATGGCATCATGGTTCTGTAAACCAATTATTATTAAAAATTGGTTTAATCTCTGAGCCGATTAACTGGTTAGGACAGCCATTTACCGCACAACTATCTGTTAGTTTAATTCTAACTTGGATGTGGTTTGGTTATACCTTTATTGTGTTAATGGCAGGGGTGTCAGGTATATCGAAAGAGTACTATGAAGCGGCATTAATCGATGGTGCGAACAGATGGCAAACGTTCACAAAAATTACGCTCCCATTATTAAAGCCAATTTTACTTTATGTAATGATAACTTCGTTAATCGGTGGTCTTCAATTATTTGATCTTCCGATGTTGATAACGGATGGGTTAGGTCAACCAGAAGGCTCGTTAAATACGATGGTGCTTTACTTATATAACCAAGCATTCAATTACAACAACTATGGATATGCTGCAACGGTTGCCTATGCATTATTCATAATTACTGTAGTATTCTCAGCCATTACCTTTAAATCTATGTATCGCGACGCGAAAGCAACAAAGAGGGGTAAATAA
- a CDS encoding carbohydrate ABC transporter permease — protein MKNKKSISKIAIYCLLVLLAIISIIPFYMMIVNATRENNDIILGFSFLPGSALLENYETMISYVNIWSGFKNSLIIAVTVTFLSGYFSALTAFGFAVYNFKGKNYLFLFMLLMMMVPGQLGLIGFYELNEALGLLDTYYPLILPAIASPFVVFFLRQYLATTLHPSLIEAARMDGASELKIFHTIALPIMMPAVATMSIFTFIGSWNNYIVPLVILFSPEKYTLPVMMGFLKGSQVATNLGALYLGIAISVVPIMIAFIFFSKYIISSISAGSIKG, from the coding sequence ATGAAAAATAAAAAGAGTATCTCAAAAATTGCTATTTATTGTTTACTAGTTTTATTAGCCATTATTAGTATCATCCCCTTTTATATGATGATTGTTAATGCGACACGAGAGAATAACGATATTATCTTGGGATTTAGCTTTCTTCCAGGCAGTGCTCTTCTTGAAAACTATGAAACAATGATAAGTTATGTGAACATATGGAGCGGATTTAAAAATAGCTTAATTATTGCGGTGACAGTAACATTTTTAAGTGGCTACTTCTCAGCTTTAACAGCATTTGGATTTGCTGTTTACAACTTTAAAGGGAAGAATTATTTGTTTTTATTCATGCTGCTTATGATGATGGTTCCAGGTCAATTGGGTCTAATCGGATTTTATGAGCTTAATGAGGCATTAGGATTACTGGATACTTACTACCCATTGATCCTTCCGGCGATCGCTAGTCCATTTGTTGTCTTCTTCTTACGTCAATATTTAGCGACAACACTTCACCCTTCTCTCATCGAGGCAGCGAGAATGGACGGAGCAAGTGAATTAAAGATTTTCCACACGATTGCACTACCAATCATGATGCCAGCCGTTGCGACAATGTCGATTTTTACCTTCATAGGGTCTTGGAACAACTATATCGTACCGTTAGTAATATTATTCTCGCCAGAGAAATATACGTTACCTGTCATGATGGGCTTCTTAAAAGGGTCGCAAGTTGCAACAAATTTAGGAGCGTTGTATTTAGGTATCGCAATATCCGTAGTGCCTATTATGATCGCTTTTATCTTCTTCTCTAAGTACATTATTAGCAGTATTTCAGCAGGATCAATTAAAGGATAA
- a CDS encoding GH1 family beta-glucosidase, which yields MKQFSKEFIFGTATSSYQIEGAAAEGGRTPSIWDTFSKTPGKISDGSTGDIACDHYHRTEEDIELIKSLGVDSYRFSIAWSRIFPTEGTYNPEGMAFYKKLAIQLREEGIEPCVTIYHWDMPQWADEKGGWVNRESVNWFMEFAKKCFEELDEYVSKWITHNEPWCAALLGYHTGEHAPGHTNLEEAVKTSHHLLLSHGLAVQYYKGEFGGTGEIGITLNLSPVYAASDSVNDRLAANNHDGYLNRWFLDPIFKAQYPTDMLNLYSKYVHSFDFIQEGDLEIISQPMDFFGINFYSRALIEFSAASDLLYKQAYSDYAKTGMGWDISPREFKDLIYRLREEYTSLPIYITENGAAFDDVLEDDGQVHDKARVDYLEKHLLSVAELNEENMNIAGYYVWSLLDNFEWAFGYDKRFGIVYVDFDNQKRYVKDSAKRFKEIVQERSL from the coding sequence ATGAAACAATTTTCAAAAGAATTTATTTTTGGTACAGCAACCTCTTCTTATCAAATAGAAGGAGCAGCAGCAGAGGGAGGAAGAACACCATCGATTTGGGATACTTTTTCTAAAACCCCTGGAAAAATATCAGATGGCAGTACAGGAGATATCGCCTGTGATCATTACCATCGTACAGAAGAGGATATAGAGTTAATTAAATCGCTTGGAGTCGATTCGTATCGATTCTCAATAGCATGGTCTCGTATTTTTCCAACAGAAGGTACGTACAATCCAGAAGGAATGGCTTTTTATAAAAAATTAGCGATTCAATTACGAGAAGAGGGAATTGAACCGTGTGTAACCATCTATCATTGGGATATGCCACAGTGGGCAGATGAAAAAGGTGGATGGGTTAATCGTGAATCTGTGAATTGGTTTATGGAATTTGCGAAGAAATGTTTTGAAGAATTAGATGAATATGTATCAAAATGGATTACCCATAATGAGCCATGGTGTGCAGCGCTTCTTGGTTATCATACTGGTGAACATGCACCAGGTCATACGAATTTAGAAGAGGCAGTAAAGACCTCACACCACTTATTATTATCACATGGTCTAGCTGTTCAATATTATAAAGGTGAATTTGGTGGAACAGGAGAAATTGGTATTACCCTAAATTTATCTCCAGTCTATGCAGCAAGTGATAGTGTGAATGATCGTTTGGCAGCTAATAATCATGATGGATATTTAAACAGATGGTTCTTAGATCCAATTTTCAAAGCACAATATCCAACTGATATGCTGAATTTATATTCTAAATACGTCCATTCTTTCGATTTTATTCAAGAAGGAGATTTAGAAATTATTTCTCAACCAATGGATTTCTTTGGAATTAACTTCTATAGTCGTGCACTAATTGAATTTTCTGCTGCATCAGATTTACTGTATAAGCAAGCATATTCCGATTATGCAAAAACAGGAATGGGTTGGGATATTTCGCCACGCGAATTTAAAGATCTAATTTACCGTCTACGTGAAGAGTACACGTCACTACCTATCTATATTACAGAAAATGGAGCGGCTTTTGATGATGTATTAGAGGATGATGGCCAAGTCCATGATAAGGCAAGAGTAGATTACTTGGAAAAGCATCTATTATCGGTAGCTGAATTAAACGAAGAAAACATGAACATTGCAGGTTACTATGTGTGGTCTTTATTAGATAACTTCGAATGGGCGTTTGGTTATGATAAACGCTTTGGAATTGTTTATGTGGACTTTGATAATCAGAAAAGGTATGTAAAAGATAGTGCAAAACGCTTTAAGGAGATTGTTC